One window of Candidatus Nitrospira kreftii genomic DNA carries:
- a CDS encoding NAD-dependent protein deacylase 2 produces the protein MAQGSALLLLKEKLATAEAITVLTGAGISADSGVPTFRGPEGLWRAYRAEDLATPEAFARDPRLVWEWYNWRRELIATKQPNAAHTAVVELERRCQAFWLITQNVDGLHRAAGARKLSEIHGNIWMVRCTRCGVVEENRDVPIGILPFCHHCKSLLRPHIVWFGESLSPEDVEQCATMLHRCDVLLVIGTSGTVFPAAGFASIARNAGAFVAEINLDATPQSTLVDLSLQGRAKDIVPLLIEPCQEWE, from the coding sequence ATGGCACAGGGATCAGCTCTCTTATTACTAAAGGAAAAGCTGGCGACTGCCGAGGCCATCACGGTTCTCACTGGAGCTGGCATTTCAGCAGACAGTGGTGTTCCAACCTTTCGCGGTCCTGAGGGATTATGGCGTGCCTATCGGGCCGAAGATCTTGCGACACCAGAAGCTTTTGCGCGGGATCCACGGCTAGTCTGGGAATGGTACAACTGGCGGCGTGAGTTGATTGCGACGAAGCAGCCGAATGCCGCTCACACGGCCGTGGTTGAACTGGAACGGCGTTGCCAGGCCTTTTGGCTGATCACGCAGAATGTGGACGGATTACACCGAGCGGCAGGGGCACGAAAACTGTCGGAGATACATGGCAACATTTGGATGGTTCGCTGTACTCGCTGCGGTGTGGTGGAAGAGAATCGCGATGTGCCAATCGGCATTCTGCCCTTCTGTCATCATTGCAAATCGCTACTTCGGCCACATATCGTCTGGTTCGGCGAATCGTTGTCCCCCGAAGATGTGGAGCAATGCGCCACCATGCTTCACCGCTGCGATGTGCTGCTTGTGATCGGAACGTCGGGAACCGTCTTCCCTGCAGCAGGATTCGCATCGATAGCAAGAAACGCCGGTGCGTTCGTTGCTGAGATCAATCTCGACGCCACACCGCAATCAACGCTGGTCGATTTGTCACTTCAAGGCCGTGCGAAAGACATCGTACCGTTATTGATCGAGCCGTGCCAGGAGTGGGAATAA
- a CDS encoding hypothetical protein (conserved protein of unknown function), with product MSRSIRVVFFDAADTLFQVHGSVAEMYLHHAVQFGFHQKPDSVAEIAQAFRRAFQEAPPPVFAVTEPTLIKQSERLWWFDIVHNVFYRVGMFQRFDEFFDQVFHAFEDHRSWRLFPETTAILAQLKARDLELGIISNFDSRLFTVMRGLGIADSFDTVTISSLAQAAKPSPKIFHLALEKHAVDAEEALHVGDSLREDVEGAKKAGLHAVLLNRNEAQQRGDIQVIRNLEELFPLLARLDQ from the coding sequence ATGAGTCGTTCAATACGAGTCGTATTTTTTGACGCAGCTGATACTCTGTTTCAGGTGCATGGCTCAGTAGCGGAGATGTACCTTCACCATGCAGTCCAATTCGGGTTTCACCAGAAACCAGATTCTGTAGCAGAGATCGCCCAGGCGTTCCGCCGTGCGTTTCAAGAAGCGCCGCCTCCGGTCTTCGCCGTCACAGAACCTACACTGATCAAACAGAGTGAACGGCTTTGGTGGTTCGATATTGTTCATAATGTCTTTTATCGCGTGGGCATGTTCCAACGATTCGATGAGTTCTTCGATCAGGTCTTTCACGCATTTGAGGATCACCGATCGTGGCGCTTGTTCCCCGAAACAACGGCCATCTTGGCGCAGCTGAAGGCTCGGGATCTAGAGCTTGGCATCATCTCCAATTTTGACTCACGCTTATTCACCGTGATGCGAGGGCTTGGAATTGCTGACAGCTTTGACACTGTAACGATTTCAAGCTTGGCCCAAGCGGCAAAACCATCTCCTAAGATTTTTCACCTCGCATTGGAGAAGCACGCAGTCGATGCAGAAGAGGCTCTGCATGTGGGAGATAGTCTGCGTGAGGATGTCGAAGGTGCGAAGAAGGCCGGACTGCATGCTGTTCTATTGAACCGCAATGAGGCGCAGCAACGGGGAGACATTCAGGTCATCAGAAATTTAGAAGAGTTATTCCCACTCCTGGCACGGCTCGATCAATAA
- a CDS encoding putative Response regulator, CheY like (Modular protein) produces the protein MPSPIFVVDSSPAVRRMVEQISIPEGFEVVGFQDGPAALEAARRSTPSLIIADYHLDNMTFSGFCKEINKLDNLTETALISLINSADHPDEHHLRTLGVKAFLKKPFQSDDLLEVLKSLEKTPAGSSNGKGLKRRVWPPTSTSTDTESDEWSDSIASNEGQEEVQSHSRPAAIIPPVSSAGPEDAMKGLFDQLLQSMTKRSEQRLADLLPQVIEAKLGTHVRPIIEKELQQQLGRILSQEYLTLLIQPLLAQTVPSLIKQELTSCEPIIRQAVADLAKPSIGENVDRLVREQVESGVHQYLPAVVREQVGTIDQIVKDELHQAVSKQAPLMAHDLVRTTAKDSVEQAVLRIVPDVAEQHIKAEIKRLIETDEASRSAKG, from the coding sequence ATGCCATCGCCGATCTTCGTTGTGGATAGCAGTCCTGCCGTCAGACGGATGGTGGAACAGATTTCGATCCCGGAAGGATTCGAAGTTGTTGGTTTCCAGGATGGACCAGCCGCGCTCGAGGCTGCCCGACGAAGCACCCCATCGCTCATCATTGCGGACTACCATCTTGACAATATGACCTTTTCAGGGTTTTGCAAAGAAATCAACAAGCTTGATAACCTGACGGAAACCGCTCTTATTTCGCTGATCAATTCGGCCGATCATCCCGACGAACATCACCTCCGCACACTCGGTGTGAAAGCATTTTTAAAGAAACCGTTTCAATCAGATGATTTGTTGGAGGTTCTCAAGTCGCTTGAGAAGACGCCGGCCGGATCTTCAAACGGCAAAGGCCTCAAACGGCGTGTCTGGCCTCCGACATCGACCTCAACAGATACTGAATCCGATGAGTGGAGTGACTCTATCGCAAGTAATGAGGGCCAAGAAGAGGTGCAGAGTCACTCTAGGCCTGCAGCCATCATACCACCGGTCTCCTCTGCAGGACCGGAAGACGCGATGAAGGGACTCTTTGATCAGCTCTTGCAGTCGATGACCAAACGGAGTGAGCAGCGTCTGGCCGACCTCCTTCCGCAAGTAATTGAGGCGAAACTGGGCACTCACGTGCGACCGATCATTGAAAAAGAATTGCAGCAGCAGCTTGGGCGCATCCTCTCTCAGGAGTACCTCACGTTGCTCATTCAACCGCTGCTCGCTCAAACAGTTCCCTCTCTGATCAAGCAAGAGCTCACAAGCTGCGAACCGATCATCCGGCAAGCCGTCGCTGACCTGGCCAAACCTTCGATCGGAGAGAACGTCGATCGACTCGTACGGGAACAGGTCGAATCCGGCGTGCATCAATACTTACCGGCGGTTGTGCGAGAACAGGTTGGGACGATTGATCAGATCGTTAAAGACGAACTCCATCAGGCCGTGTCCAAGCAAGCGCCGCTGATGGCTCACGACCTGGTACGAACAACTGCTAAAGACAGCGTCGAGCAGGCTGTGCTGCGAATTGTGCCTGACGTCGCAGAGCAGCACATCAAGGCGGAAATCAAACGTCTGATCGAGACTGACGAGGCTTCGCGTTCCGCTAAAGGCTAA
- a CDS encoding Valine--tRNA ligase, which produces MASFQLDKTYDPKIVEARWSQEWIARGYFRASPEHSGQPYSIVIPPPNVTGSLHVGHALNHSLQDILIRWRRMQGRNTLWLPGTDHAGIATQNVVEKQVMTEGASRESLGRERFIERVWQWKATSGNTIVNQQKQLGESCDWDRLRFTMDEGLSKAVIEVFVRLYEDGLIYRGERLINWCPRCLTALSDIEVEHEDVKGKLYSIHYPLEDDPSTQLTVATTRPETMLGDTAVAVHPEDDRFKHLIGKCVRLPLTSRAIPIVGDGILVDREFGTGAVKITPAHDFNDYEAGERHALPRLAILDHHALLDAANLYKAAVEPAVIDLLQGLLIPKARLKVEELLKERGLLEKVEEHKMAVGKCYRCKTVVEPYLSPQWFVNIKPLAEPAMKAVEDGHIRIIPEGWTNNYLGWMRDIKDWCISRQIWWGHQIPAWYCLSCNADHLICTGDRITILQGASPIVSKTAPVECPTCSGNKLYRDPDVLDTWFSSALWPFSTLGWPEHTPELKTYYPTSVLVTGLDILFFWVARMIMMGLKFMGDVPFRDVYIHALVRDAEGKKMSKSKGNVIDPLHVMNEFGTDALRFTLASMASPGRDVKLAEERIEGYRNFANKIWNAARFAHMYLDGPRVTVPISQRTIPDRWIFSRLNHTINTVTAELESYRFDRASNALYQFIWHEFCDWYLELIKPVLQISDHPDGPGTRDTLVQIFETTMRLLHPFMPFITEELWQTIPHDGHSIVTQAYPMEEPSWDSREAEHLFALIEQTVNLVRTGRVLLNYPPAQPITFYVAHEDSTKQDLLCQVIPHVAHLGRGMVENIPSSGWPARQLLKLVSEGLSVGINVSGDVDLQKAVDRLDKQLSEVEKESQRLNGKLNNPDFVSKAPPEVIVDHKDRLRALAQDHSMLISSEQQLQSMLGQ; this is translated from the coding sequence ATGGCTTCATTTCAACTCGACAAAACCTACGATCCAAAAATCGTCGAAGCTCGATGGTCGCAGGAATGGATCGCTCGCGGATACTTTCGTGCCTCACCGGAGCACTCAGGCCAACCCTACAGCATCGTGATTCCCCCGCCGAATGTGACGGGTTCGCTCCATGTCGGACATGCCCTTAACCATTCGCTGCAAGATATCTTGATTCGGTGGCGTCGCATGCAGGGACGCAACACCCTGTGGCTTCCAGGGACCGATCACGCAGGGATCGCCACACAAAACGTCGTAGAGAAACAAGTAATGACCGAAGGCGCATCGCGTGAATCGCTCGGACGGGAGCGGTTTATCGAGCGAGTCTGGCAGTGGAAGGCTACCTCGGGCAACACAATCGTCAATCAGCAGAAACAGCTGGGCGAATCCTGCGACTGGGATCGTCTCCGTTTTACGATGGATGAGGGGCTGTCCAAGGCAGTTATCGAGGTGTTCGTTCGCTTGTATGAAGATGGGTTGATCTACCGCGGAGAGCGTCTGATCAATTGGTGTCCGCGCTGTCTGACGGCGCTGTCCGATATCGAAGTGGAACACGAGGACGTCAAAGGCAAACTCTATTCAATCCACTACCCACTGGAAGACGATCCGTCGACACAACTCACCGTTGCCACCACCAGACCGGAAACGATGCTGGGCGATACGGCCGTGGCCGTGCATCCAGAAGACGATCGTTTCAAACATCTCATCGGTAAATGTGTACGCCTCCCACTGACGAGCCGTGCCATACCGATCGTGGGAGATGGTATTCTTGTCGATCGAGAGTTTGGTACCGGCGCGGTAAAAATTACTCCGGCCCATGATTTCAATGACTACGAAGCGGGCGAACGGCATGCACTCCCACGGCTGGCTATTCTAGACCACCACGCCTTGCTCGATGCGGCGAATCTGTACAAAGCCGCGGTCGAGCCAGCCGTCATCGATCTGCTGCAGGGCCTCCTCATTCCGAAGGCCCGCCTAAAAGTGGAAGAACTACTGAAAGAGCGCGGGCTTCTTGAGAAGGTCGAAGAGCATAAGATGGCGGTGGGGAAATGCTACCGCTGTAAGACCGTTGTCGAGCCCTATCTCTCTCCACAATGGTTCGTGAACATCAAACCGCTCGCAGAGCCTGCTATGAAGGCCGTCGAAGACGGACACATTCGCATTATTCCTGAGGGGTGGACAAATAACTACTTAGGCTGGATGCGAGACATCAAAGACTGGTGTATCTCCCGCCAGATCTGGTGGGGGCATCAGATCCCTGCGTGGTATTGCCTCAGTTGCAATGCCGATCATCTCATTTGCACTGGTGATCGTATCACTATTTTGCAAGGTGCCTCTCCGATCGTTTCAAAAACTGCTCCGGTGGAGTGCCCTACCTGTAGTGGGAACAAGCTTTATCGTGACCCTGACGTCCTCGATACCTGGTTTTCGTCGGCTCTCTGGCCTTTTTCGACTTTGGGATGGCCGGAGCACACACCGGAGCTCAAGACCTACTACCCGACCTCAGTGCTTGTGACTGGGCTCGACATTCTGTTCTTTTGGGTAGCCAGGATGATCATGATGGGGCTGAAGTTCATGGGCGATGTCCCCTTCCGTGATGTCTACATTCATGCACTGGTGCGTGACGCGGAAGGGAAGAAGATGAGCAAGTCGAAAGGGAACGTCATCGATCCGCTCCATGTCATGAATGAGTTCGGAACCGATGCGCTCCGCTTCACCCTTGCCTCAATGGCTTCCCCTGGACGGGACGTCAAGCTGGCAGAAGAACGGATCGAAGGGTACCGCAACTTCGCCAACAAGATTTGGAACGCGGCTCGCTTTGCCCATATGTATCTTGATGGTCCGCGGGTCACAGTGCCTATCTCCCAGCGAACCATTCCGGATCGCTGGATTTTCAGTCGATTGAACCACACCATCAACACCGTCACGGCGGAATTAGAGAGCTATCGCTTCGATCGGGCCTCCAACGCCCTGTATCAATTTATCTGGCATGAGTTCTGCGATTGGTATCTGGAACTGATTAAACCCGTACTGCAGATCTCTGATCATCCAGATGGACCTGGCACGAGAGACACGCTCGTGCAAATATTCGAAACAACCATGCGCCTGCTGCATCCATTCATGCCGTTCATTACGGAAGAGCTCTGGCAGACGATTCCCCATGACGGTCATAGTATCGTGACTCAAGCGTATCCCATGGAAGAACCATCATGGGACTCACGCGAAGCCGAGCACCTGTTTGCTCTTATTGAACAAACGGTCAACCTCGTCCGCACTGGTCGTGTGCTCCTGAATTATCCACCGGCACAGCCGATCACATTCTACGTGGCGCATGAGGACAGTACGAAACAGGACCTTCTCTGCCAGGTCATCCCGCATGTCGCCCATCTTGGTCGGGGCATGGTGGAAAATATCCCGAGCTCTGGCTGGCCGGCGCGGCAACTACTGAAGTTGGTCTCAGAGGGCCTCTCAGTCGGAATCAACGTGTCCGGTGACGTGGACCTGCAGAAAGCTGTCGATCGATTGGACAAGCAGCTCTCCGAGGTGGAGAAGGAATCACAGCGCCTGAATGGCAAACTGAACAATCCCGACTTTGTCTCGAAAGCTCCTCCAGAGGTGATTGTTGATCATAAGGACCGCCTACGGGCGCTCGCGCAAGATCACAGCATGTTGATCAGTAGCGAACAGCAATTGCAATCCATGCTGGGGCAATGA
- a CDS encoding Nicotinate-nucleotide diphosphorylase (Carboxylating): MKLPAAEIRRAVRQGLEEDLARGDATTSALFSSPVPTQARIMAQQSLIVAGMAAAVQTFLFVDPFTRLSVFKHDGDQAKNGESLICLEGDGRSILQAERVALNFLQHLSGIATLTQQFCLAVRDYPVNILDTRKTLPGWRALQKWAVSLGGGMNHRQSLSDGILIKDNHLALLQKERRPIEKACRLARAHRSPTLPIIVEVESLSEVRQALAGRPDIILLDNMSPSMVRRAVGLIKKKALVEVSGGITLRNVRAMAAAGANRISVGALTHSAPAAAMSLVLTLSPQSRSRRS, from the coding sequence GTGAAGCTTCCTGCTGCAGAAATTCGTCGTGCGGTGCGTCAGGGACTTGAAGAAGATCTCGCCCGAGGAGACGCGACGACATCAGCGCTCTTTTCGTCTCCAGTACCGACTCAAGCCAGAATCATGGCACAACAATCCTTGATTGTAGCCGGCATGGCGGCAGCTGTTCAGACCTTTCTGTTCGTCGATCCCTTCACCCGATTGTCGGTTTTTAAACACGATGGCGACCAAGCGAAGAATGGAGAGTCGCTCATCTGTCTCGAGGGTGATGGCAGGTCGATCCTGCAAGCCGAGCGGGTTGCCTTAAATTTTCTTCAGCACTTGTCCGGTATCGCCACGCTGACACAGCAATTCTGTCTGGCCGTGCGAGATTACCCGGTCAACATTCTAGATACCAGAAAAACTCTCCCGGGTTGGCGCGCACTTCAGAAATGGGCAGTCTCGCTGGGAGGAGGGATGAATCATCGTCAGTCGTTGAGTGATGGTATTCTCATCAAGGATAACCATCTGGCTCTTCTGCAGAAGGAGCGACGGCCGATTGAGAAGGCCTGTCGATTAGCGCGTGCGCATCGGTCGCCCACCCTCCCGATTATTGTCGAGGTGGAGTCTCTCTCTGAGGTTCGTCAGGCCTTGGCAGGAAGGCCGGATATCATTTTGCTGGACAACATGTCCCCAAGCATGGTCAGACGTGCCGTAGGCCTTATCAAGAAGAAGGCGCTGGTCGAAGTGTCAGGCGGCATCACGCTCAGGAATGTTCGAGCCATGGCGGCGGCCGGTGCCAATCGTATCTCAGTCGGAGCACTCACCCATTCTGCTCCAGCTGCTGCCATGAGCCTCGTCTTGACGCTGTCCCCGCAATCACGCAGCCGACGCTCCTAA
- a CDS encoding Biotin--[acetyl-CoA-carboxylase] ligase produces the protein MSFSSPLSVDVIRSTLETTALGYPLYLYQDLPSTNREAHALAQNGAAHGTVVLAESQSAGYGRHGRHWFSPPGLNLYCSTIVRGMRHTTPLAHWLSWIPLISALAAVEAAQQVAAVSLALKWPNDLLLSQRKVGGILCESLFLTPSDPAIVIGIGLNVNVAPDAFPEDLRSIAASLSETSQQPIDRNRLVAQFLLELEHCLDELRSQGSSRLRHAYITRCATVGRRVQVQFANQEQVTGLAEDISVDGALQIRLLSPHPRSQPMPLLDVRAADVMHLRE, from the coding sequence ATGTCTTTTTCTTCCCCTCTCAGTGTCGACGTTATTCGCAGCACCCTGGAAACCACGGCACTCGGTTATCCCCTCTATCTTTACCAAGATCTTCCCTCGACGAATAGGGAGGCACATGCACTGGCACAGAACGGTGCCGCGCACGGGACCGTCGTTCTCGCCGAAAGCCAATCTGCCGGGTATGGTCGACATGGACGTCATTGGTTTTCGCCACCAGGATTGAATCTCTATTGCTCGACGATCGTCCGTGGAATGAGGCACACGACCCCTCTTGCGCACTGGCTATCGTGGATTCCTCTTATCAGCGCACTCGCCGCAGTTGAAGCCGCTCAACAGGTCGCTGCCGTTTCACTAGCTCTCAAGTGGCCCAATGACTTGCTCCTATCTCAACGGAAAGTCGGCGGGATACTCTGCGAGAGTCTATTCTTGACTCCCAGCGACCCGGCAATCGTGATTGGGATTGGGCTCAACGTAAACGTCGCACCGGACGCTTTCCCGGAGGACTTGCGATCTATCGCCGCATCATTGTCCGAAACATCTCAGCAGCCGATCGACCGCAATCGACTTGTTGCGCAATTCTTGCTGGAACTTGAACATTGCCTGGACGAGCTTCGATCTCAGGGATCGTCTCGATTGCGACACGCCTACATCACGCGTTGTGCCACAGTGGGTCGACGGGTCCAAGTTCAGTTTGCGAATCAGGAGCAGGTCACTGGCCTCGCAGAAGACATCTCTGTCGATGGTGCTCTGCAAATAAGACTCCTTTCACCCCATCCTCGCTCACAACCGATGCCCTTGCTCGATGTGCGTGCGGCTGATGTGATGCATCTTCGAGAGTAG
- a CDS encoding Type III pantothenate kinase has product MTHMLLAIDVGNTNIVAGIFDGTQLLTHWRLASDPKTTADEYGVLCRSLMARGGHVPERITGAIISSVVPALTETFESMIETSFHCASMIVSSETDTGLTLKYLNPKEIGSDRIVNAAAAYHKFRRDLIIVDFGTATTFCAITHAGDYLGGAIAPGLAISAEALFARAAKLSKVELIRPKTVIGIDTASSIQAGLVYGYAGLVETLIQRMESEMGHHSYVIATGGLASVIAPEAKSIQHIEPFLTLEGLELLYRRARGTDANSWA; this is encoded by the coding sequence ATGACACACATGCTGTTGGCGATCGACGTCGGAAACACCAACATCGTTGCTGGAATTTTCGACGGAACTCAGCTTCTCACTCATTGGAGGCTGGCCAGCGATCCAAAAACCACAGCGGATGAGTATGGAGTGCTCTGCCGCAGTCTCATGGCCAGAGGGGGCCATGTCCCTGAACGCATTACCGGCGCGATTATTTCGAGTGTCGTCCCCGCCCTCACGGAAACCTTCGAGTCGATGATCGAAACGTCGTTTCATTGTGCCTCGATGATTGTCTCATCGGAAACGGACACAGGTCTGACACTGAAATACTTGAATCCCAAGGAAATCGGGAGCGACCGTATCGTGAACGCCGCTGCGGCCTATCATAAGTTTCGCCGCGATCTCATCATCGTTGATTTCGGTACAGCCACGACGTTCTGCGCCATTACCCATGCCGGCGACTATCTGGGAGGGGCTATCGCACCGGGCTTAGCTATTTCGGCTGAGGCGCTGTTTGCCCGAGCCGCAAAGTTAAGCAAGGTCGAACTGATCCGACCCAAGACCGTCATTGGTATCGATACGGCCAGCAGTATTCAGGCGGGACTCGTCTATGGGTATGCTGGGCTTGTGGAGACTCTCATCCAACGAATGGAGTCGGAAATGGGACATCATTCCTATGTGATCGCCACAGGGGGACTGGCTTCAGTGATCGCGCCGGAAGCGAAATCTATTCAGCACATCGAACCGTTCTTGACCCTCGAAGGGCTTGAACTTCTCTATCGACGCGCCCGCGGCACCGACGCGAATTCATGGGCGTAA
- a CDS encoding Protein GrpE, which produces MNDAQDEENKNTNTIDSLDECSPENQAGSSSIQDELAVKSEECKALNEKYVRLAAEFDNYKRLSQRDQRDQIRFGNEQLLKELLPVVDNMERAIKAAQASGGDSALVQGVELTLKQLSGALAKFGVQTIETAGQEFDPSAHQAVSYGPSDEVPANKVLDEFQKGYRLHDRILRAAMVSVSSGPAKEHERDTTTN; this is translated from the coding sequence ATGAATGATGCTCAAGACGAAGAAAATAAAAACACTAATACAATCGATAGCTTAGATGAATGTTCTCCGGAAAACCAGGCGGGGTCTTCTTCAATACAAGACGAACTTGCCGTCAAGTCAGAGGAATGTAAAGCGCTCAATGAGAAGTATGTCAGGCTGGCTGCGGAATTTGACAACTACAAGCGGTTAAGTCAACGCGATCAGCGCGACCAGATTCGATTTGGGAACGAACAACTTCTGAAAGAACTGCTGCCGGTGGTCGATAATATGGAACGCGCGATCAAGGCGGCTCAGGCAAGTGGAGGCGATTCTGCGCTCGTTCAGGGTGTGGAGTTGACGCTCAAACAACTATCCGGAGCCCTTGCGAAGTTCGGTGTCCAGACCATCGAAACAGCAGGCCAGGAGTTTGATCCCAGCGCCCATCAAGCCGTCTCGTATGGACCGTCCGACGAAGTGCCGGCCAATAAGGTGTTGGACGAGTTTCAAAAAGGCTACCGCCTACATGACAGAATTCTACGGGCCGCCATGGTCAGTGTATCGTCAGGCCCGGCCAAAGAACACGAACGTGATACAACGACGAACTGA
- a CDS encoding chaperone Hsp70 in DNA biosynthesis/cell division — MGKVIGIDLGTTNSCVAIMSGGDPVVIANAEGSRTTPSVVAITDKSERLVGQIAKRQAITNPENTIFSVKRLMGRKFKSREVQEAMKRLPYKVVEADNGDAHVELRGKLYSPPEVSAMILQKMRQTAEDYLGEKVTEAVVTVPAYFDDSQRQATKDAGQIAGLNVLRIINEPTAASLAYGLDKKKDERIAVYDLGGGTFDVSVLEIGEGVFEVKSTNGDTYLGGDDFDLRVMDWLVDEFKKDQGIDLRKDRMALQRLKESAERAKIELSSSQETEINLPFITADASGPKHMVIKLTRAKLEQLVDDLIQRTIEPCRKALSDAEVTAKDIQEIVLVGGMTRMPKVIQVVKEFFGKEPHRGVNPDEVVAIGAGIQGGVLKGEVKDVLLLDVTPLSLGIETLGGVFTKLIERNTTVPTKKSQVFSTAADNQTAVTIRVFQGEREMANDNKLLGQFDLVGIPPAPRGMPQIEVTFDIDANGIVHVSAKDLATQKEQSIKITASSGLSKEEVEKLVRDAQSHTDDDKKRRKLAEAKNQADNLVYQTEKNLTEYGDKVADDEKTKIQDAVAAVKKSLEGTDAEAIESATQTLMTASHKLAEEMYKKAAASPGPQPGATTDASADGAKTDEKVVDAEFEEVDKDKK; from the coding sequence ATGGGTAAAGTCATCGGTATCGATCTCGGGACCACCAATTCGTGTGTGGCGATCATGAGCGGCGGAGACCCTGTCGTGATCGCCAACGCCGAAGGAAGCCGGACCACTCCTTCCGTCGTCGCGATCACTGATAAAAGCGAACGGCTGGTCGGTCAAATCGCAAAACGCCAAGCGATCACCAATCCAGAGAACACGATTTTCTCGGTCAAGCGACTGATGGGGCGCAAGTTTAAGAGCCGTGAAGTGCAAGAAGCCATGAAGCGGCTTCCCTACAAAGTGGTTGAGGCCGACAACGGTGATGCCCACGTCGAGTTGCGGGGTAAACTCTATAGTCCTCCAGAAGTTTCGGCCATGATTCTCCAAAAAATGCGGCAAACGGCGGAGGATTACCTTGGTGAAAAAGTCACTGAAGCCGTCGTGACTGTCCCCGCCTACTTCGACGACAGTCAGCGGCAAGCCACGAAAGATGCCGGCCAGATTGCCGGCCTGAACGTGCTTCGTATCATCAACGAGCCGACGGCGGCGTCTCTCGCCTACGGTCTGGATAAGAAAAAGGACGAACGAATCGCCGTCTATGATTTGGGCGGCGGTACCTTCGACGTCTCTGTCCTGGAAATCGGCGAAGGTGTTTTTGAAGTCAAGTCTACCAACGGGGACACCTATCTCGGTGGAGACGACTTTGACCTGCGTGTGATGGATTGGCTGGTCGACGAATTCAAAAAAGACCAAGGCATTGATCTGCGAAAAGATCGAATGGCGCTCCAACGCCTCAAAGAGTCGGCCGAGCGGGCCAAGATCGAACTCTCTTCGTCTCAAGAAACGGAGATCAACCTGCCATTCATCACTGCCGATGCCAGCGGGCCTAAGCACATGGTCATCAAGCTGACCAGAGCCAAGCTCGAACAACTGGTGGACGACTTGATCCAACGCACGATCGAACCATGCCGGAAAGCCTTGTCCGATGCCGAGGTTACGGCGAAGGATATTCAAGAAATTGTATTGGTCGGCGGCATGACCCGCATGCCCAAAGTAATCCAAGTCGTAAAAGAGTTCTTTGGGAAAGAACCACATCGTGGAGTCAATCCGGATGAGGTCGTTGCCATTGGGGCCGGCATCCAAGGTGGAGTCCTCAAAGGAGAGGTCAAGGATGTTCTGTTGCTTGATGTTACGCCATTATCATTGGGCATTGAGACATTGGGTGGGGTGTTTACCAAGCTGATCGAGCGGAACACGACGGTTCCAACCAAGAAGAGTCAAGTATTTTCTACGGCCGCGGATAATCAAACAGCCGTCACCATCCGAGTTTTCCAAGGCGAACGGGAAATGGCCAATGACAACAAACTACTTGGACAGTTCGATTTGGTCGGCATTCCACCGGCACCGAGAGGGATGCCGCAAATTGAAGTGACGTTCGATATTGATGCGAATGGGATCGTGCACGTATCGGCCAAGGATCTGGCCACACAGAAAGAGCAATCCATCAAGATCACGGCCTCTAGTGGGTTGAGCAAGGAAGAGGTCGAGAAGCTTGTTCGAGATGCACAGTCTCATACGGATGACGATAAGAAACGCCGTAAGCTTGCGGAAGCGAAGAATCAAGCTGATAATTTGGTCTATCAAACAGAGAAGAACCTCACAGAATACGGCGATAAAGTTGCTGATGATGAAAAGACAAAAATTCAAGATGCCGTGGCAGCAGTCAAAAAATCATTAGAGGGTACCGACGCCGAAGCGATCGAATCCGCAACCCAGACACTCATGACCGCTTCGCACAAATTGGCCGAGGAGATGTATAAAAAAGCCGCCGCATCGCCGGGTCCCCAGCCTGGTGCAACGACTGACGCCAGTGCCGATGGGGCGAAGACCGACGAAAAAGTTGTGGACGCAGAGTTTGAAGAAGTAGACAAAGATAAAAAATAG